A region from the Desulfomarina profundi genome encodes:
- the serC gene encoding 3-phosphoserine/phosphohydroxythreonine transaminase: protein MTERVFNFSPGPATLPYEVLVQAGKDVVNFQETGIGLIEISHRSREFMAVAEEAEKNLRELMEIPDNYKVLFLQGGASSQFFMIPMNLLGNGKKATYLNTGTWAKKAIKEAKLFGEIDVPYSSEENSFNRVPTQDEYTVAEDSEYLYFVSNNTIYGTQFPEFPETEKMLISDMSSDILSRKIDISRFGLIFAGAQKNLGPAGVTIVIIRDDLLERTPQNTPTMLKYKTHADKGSMFNTPPCFAIYAVGEVLKWLKKQGGVAAMEEINREKATLIYDVIDSTDYYIGHAEKESRSLMNISFNLPTAELEAKFIAEAATIGLNGLKGHRSIGGCRASIYNAFPRDGIVKLVEFMKQFELDNPA, encoded by the coding sequence ATGACGGAAAGAGTTTTTAATTTCAGCCCCGGTCCGGCAACACTTCCATATGAGGTTCTTGTTCAGGCTGGTAAAGATGTAGTTAATTTTCAGGAAACAGGTATTGGTCTTATCGAAATCAGTCATAGATCCAGGGAATTTATGGCAGTTGCTGAAGAAGCTGAAAAAAATCTTCGGGAACTCATGGAAATACCGGATAACTATAAAGTATTATTTCTCCAGGGAGGAGCCTCCAGTCAATTTTTCATGATCCCTATGAATTTACTTGGCAACGGGAAAAAAGCAACCTACCTCAATACCGGAACATGGGCAAAAAAAGCGATCAAGGAGGCAAAACTCTTTGGTGAAATTGACGTCCCCTACTCCAGTGAGGAGAATAGTTTTAACAGAGTTCCAACACAGGATGAGTACACGGTAGCGGAAGATTCAGAATATCTCTATTTTGTATCCAATAATACCATATATGGTACCCAGTTTCCGGAATTTCCAGAAACTGAAAAAATGCTGATCAGTGATATGTCGTCTGATATTCTTTCAAGGAAAATTGATATTTCCAGGTTTGGTCTGATTTTTGCCGGTGCCCAGAAAAATCTGGGACCCGCTGGAGTAACTATTGTCATTATCAGAGATGATCTGCTTGAGAGAACACCGCAAAACACTCCGACCATGCTCAAATATAAAACCCATGCTGATAAGGGATCAATGTTTAACACCCCACCCTGTTTTGCAATCTATGCAGTGGGTGAAGTACTGAAATGGTTGAAAAAACAGGGTGGAGTTGCAGCCATGGAGGAAATTAACAGGGAAAAGGCAACTCTTATTTACGATGTCATAGACAGCACTGATTACTATATCGGCCATGCTGAAAAAGAATCCCGTTCATTGATGAATATCTCTTTTAACCTGCCGACAGCGGAACTTGAGGCAAAATTTATTGCCGAAGCGGCCACGATTGGCCTGAACGGGCTGAAGGGCCATAGA
- a CDS encoding tRNA (cytidine(34)-2'-O)-methyltransferase has translation MKTAFNIVLVEPEIPPNTGSIARLCGATDCHLHLIRPLGFSTDNKQLKRAGLDYWKYVSITYWENLESFLKVQDENKLFFFTTKVRESYTQAEFKPGDFLIFGKETKGLPSDILKLYRDRCYTLPMSNGNIRSLNLAMTAGIVLYEALRQNSNSEFS, from the coding sequence ATGAAAACAGCTTTTAATATAGTTCTTGTCGAACCGGAGATTCCGCCTAATACGGGCTCCATTGCCAGATTGTGCGGCGCCACGGACTGCCATCTTCATCTTATTCGTCCCCTTGGATTTTCAACCGATAATAAACAGTTAAAACGTGCAGGTCTTGATTACTGGAAATATGTGTCAATTACCTACTGGGAAAATCTAGAGAGTTTTCTGAAGGTGCAGGATGAAAATAAATTGTTTTTTTTCACAACCAAGGTCAGGGAAAGTTATACTCAAGCTGAATTCAAACCTGGAGATTTTCTTATTTTTGGTAAAGAAACCAAGGGATTGCCGAGTGACATTCTGAAACTCTACAGGGATAGATGCTATACGCTACCCATGTCCAATGGAAATATCCGCAGTCTGAATCTTGCAATGACAGCGGGAATTGTCTTATATGAAGCCCTGAGACAGAACAGTAACTCTGAATTTTCCTGA
- a CDS encoding ComEA family DNA-binding protein → MNKKIDKSVQPRDKRFDALLFFASVLLLSATFDSSILTNENNYNLHEQLRITNNNLVLICNPKEHFIQPVTAPTFRPFFWKKIPINQADSHLLMTIKGIGPGLAEKIIEARERRGFFHTINDLQQIKGVGKRRAAYFMNVFDFGDPQ, encoded by the coding sequence GTGAATAAAAAAATAGATAAGTCCGTTCAACCGAGAGATAAACGTTTCGATGCTCTGCTTTTTTTTGCGTCTGTACTTCTCCTCTCTGCCACTTTTGATTCATCGATTTTAACAAATGAAAATAATTACAATTTGCATGAACAACTTCGTATAACTAATAACAATTTAGTACTTATATGCAATCCAAAAGAGCATTTCATCCAACCCGTAACTGCTCCGACTTTCCGCCCATTTTTCTGGAAAAAAATCCCCATCAACCAGGCAGACAGCCACCTTCTTATGACAATCAAAGGAATAGGACCGGGGCTGGCAGAAAAAATCATCGAGGCCCGGGAAAGAAGAGGATTCTTCCATACTATAAACGACCTTCAACAAATCAAGGGGGTGGGGAAGAGACGGGCTGCATATTTTATGAATGTATTCGACTTCGGTGACCCACAATGA
- the miaA gene encoding tRNA (adenosine(37)-N6)-dimethylallyltransferase MiaA, with the protein MNPPSVNLPVLVLVGPTAIGKTSLSIELAQKFNCEIVSVDSMQVYKYMDIGTAKATRQEMKGIPHHLIDIVTPDIPYDAARFSIDAASAITSIHSKGKTPLLTGGTGLYLKTLFYGIFEEPTKDEIIRSRLKKRLEEEGAESLQSELRACDPESAARIHINDTHRLLRGLEIYLTTGRTWSSFLKTDNSQNKHKRYTKVLQIGLQTERETLYNRINMRTQKMLAEDFEGEVRSLLNRGYSGNLKSMGSIGYRHMVAYLSGETTYQEMQETLARDTRRYAKRQITWFKKTEELNWIDINDKKRAVKLITSWLEQL; encoded by the coding sequence ATGAATCCTCCATCTGTGAATCTACCAGTTCTCGTTCTTGTGGGGCCCACCGCAATCGGAAAAACATCTTTATCCATTGAACTTGCACAAAAATTCAACTGTGAAATTGTCAGTGTAGATTCCATGCAGGTCTACAAGTACATGGATATCGGCACGGCGAAAGCAACCAGGCAAGAGATGAAAGGCATTCCCCATCATCTCATTGATATTGTAACACCGGATATACCCTACGATGCCGCAAGATTTTCCATAGACGCGGCCTCTGCCATAACATCTATCCACTCGAAAGGAAAAACCCCCCTCCTGACAGGAGGAACCGGCCTTTACCTGAAAACCCTTTTTTACGGTATTTTCGAGGAACCAACTAAAGATGAAATAATTCGATCCCGTCTCAAAAAACGACTGGAAGAGGAGGGCGCAGAATCACTACAAAGCGAGCTTCGTGCCTGTGACCCGGAAAGTGCAGCAAGAATCCATATAAACGACACCCACAGGTTACTCAGAGGCCTTGAGATATATCTTACCACCGGCAGAACATGGTCATCATTTCTTAAAACTGATAACAGCCAAAATAAACACAAAAGATACACCAAAGTTCTACAGATTGGTCTCCAAACTGAAAGGGAAACGCTTTATAACAGAATCAACATGCGAACCCAAAAAATGCTGGCTGAAGATTTCGAGGGCGAGGTTCGGTCACTCTTAAACAGAGGATACTCAGGAAATTTAAAGTCCATGGGTTCAATTGGATACCGCCATATGGTAGCTTACCTATCCGGTGAAACAACATACCAGGAGATGCAGGAAACCCTGGCTAGAGACACCAGACGGTACGCCAAGAGACAGATAACCTGGTTTAAGAAAACAGAAGAACTCAACTGGATTGATATAAACGACAAAAAGCGGGCGGTGAAATTAATAACCTCATGGCTCGAACAACTCTAG
- a CDS encoding DHH family phosphoesterase, whose protein sequence is MKGMKKATTLIGKYLKKNHPILIWGDYDVDGTTGTALLINIFKAIDKDVHYHIPNRMTEGYGLNSEYFTTRQDFFLNSPFLVITVDCGISDGKTIAEIQQNFPDIEFIVSDHHTLPHSDLPECITLKPSDSSCGFHEEKLAGVGVAFYLAAGLRSFLIQTGLFSCKAKKIKLKDYLAFVALGTVADMVHLTRTNRILVRAGFEALENTKFPGLKELLRCCDIADSKINSEEIAFLIGPLLNAPGRLGTATFLFKPLLQTLHKRQVSYAENYLKLTTQEKGYVKIL, encoded by the coding sequence ATGAAGGGGATGAAAAAGGCTACGACTCTCATTGGAAAATATCTTAAAAAAAATCATCCAATCCTCATATGGGGGGATTATGATGTTGATGGAACTACCGGTACTGCACTTCTTATTAACATTTTCAAAGCTATCGATAAAGATGTCCACTACCATATTCCAAACAGGATGACTGAAGGTTATGGTCTGAATTCAGAGTATTTTACTACCAGGCAAGATTTCTTTCTTAACTCGCCATTCCTGGTTATCACGGTCGATTGTGGCATATCAGATGGAAAAACGATTGCAGAAATCCAGCAGAACTTTCCGGATATTGAATTTATTGTCAGCGACCATCATACTTTGCCACATTCCGACCTCCCTGAATGTATAACCCTCAAGCCTTCTGACAGTTCATGCGGATTTCATGAAGAAAAACTTGCCGGAGTAGGGGTGGCGTTCTACCTTGCTGCAGGCCTTCGATCATTTCTTATTCAAACAGGTTTATTTTCATGTAAAGCAAAAAAAATTAAACTCAAAGATTATCTGGCATTTGTTGCCCTTGGAACCGTTGCGGATATGGTCCACCTCACCAGAACGAACAGAATTCTTGTCAGGGCAGGTTTTGAAGCTCTTGAAAACACAAAGTTTCCAGGATTAAAAGAACTTTTACGTTGCTGTGATATTGCTGATTCTAAAATTAATTCCGAAGAAATAGCTTTTCTTATTGGTCCACTCCTCAATGCTCCTGGCAGATTGGGGACAGCGACCTTTCTGTTCAAACCCTTATTGCAGACACTTCACAAAAGGCAGGTAAGTTATGCAGAAAATTATTTAAAATTAACAACACAAGAAAAAGGCTATGTGAAGATTCTTTAG
- a CDS encoding DHHA1 domain-containing protein — protein MEVEQNRCAIVKGDIHLGVAGIVASKLVEHYKVPAVVLGVKEKNDSNQNKTILSGSLRSVDGIDVVSILEKCSHCLIKFGGHDMAAGISLYAKDFNDFKKMFIKELNRSWLLKSHNKVDVTNKIKCTVEELYSGTTLKYLKFLEPFGPGNERPVFIDQNATIHHCRKVGADGVHLQVAIRGKFGNFKGIGFGFGNLLPLLQKNPYGTIIYSPTINRYRGTKSWQIRIIDIIC, from the coding sequence ATGGAAGTTGAGCAAAACAGATGCGCAATAGTTAAAGGTGATATTCATCTTGGCGTTGCAGGTATAGTTGCTTCCAAGCTGGTTGAGCACTACAAGGTTCCGGCAGTAGTTCTTGGGGTAAAGGAAAAAAATGATTCAAATCAGAACAAAACTATTCTTTCTGGTTCTCTCAGGTCTGTTGATGGAATAGATGTTGTTTCAATTCTTGAAAAATGCTCACACTGTCTCATTAAATTTGGTGGGCATGATATGGCTGCAGGTATATCTCTTTACGCCAAAGATTTTAATGATTTCAAAAAGATGTTCATAAAAGAACTCAATAGATCTTGGCTGTTGAAATCTCACAACAAAGTAGATGTTACAAATAAAATCAAATGTACCGTTGAAGAACTTTACTCTGGTACAACACTGAAATATCTGAAATTTTTAGAACCATTTGGCCCTGGAAATGAACGACCTGTTTTTATCGATCAAAATGCTACAATTCATCACTGCAGAAAGGTTGGCGCCGATGGAGTTCATCTCCAGGTGGCCATCAGGGGGAAATTTGGAAATTTTAAAGGGATTGGTTTCGGTTTTGGTAACTTGTTGCCTTTGCTTCAGAAAAATCCGTATGGCACTATAATATATTCCCCAACAATTAATAGGTACAGGGGAACCAAAAGCTGGCAGATAAGGATTATTGATATTATCTGTTGA